A single window of Granulicella mallensis MP5ACTX8 DNA harbors:
- a CDS encoding 3' terminal RNA ribose 2'-O-methyltransferase Hen1, whose protein sequence is MLLTLSTTHKPATDLGFLLHKNPARMQTEELSFGKAHIFYPEASEELCTVALMLEVDSIALARGRHGSSGDGGPLQPYVNDRPYAANSFLSVAIGRMLASALGGRSKDRPELAETAIPLIARIPCVAARGGEDLVRRLFEPLGYAVVLSSALLDERFPDWGTSPYVSLELSATVRLQDLLTHLYVLIPVLDNEKHYWVGDDEVEKLLKRGEGWLPSHPEKDLIVSRYLKRQGELTREALARLIAEDVAEPEEQKEQVRDEEEQKVERPLGLHEQRMGAVLSVLRGVSAKRVLDLGCGEGKLLRYLLADQQFEAILGMDVSWRSLEIAKDRLKLDQLPERQRARIELVQGSLMYRDQRLNGFEAAAVVEVIEHLDAPRLASFERVLFEFARPSHAIITTPNSEYNTVFETLPAGQFRHRDHRFEWTRAEFEQWAGDVAARFGYTVRFQPIGPEAPALGAPTQMAIFSLSAPTDIQTEPQTNA, encoded by the coding sequence ATGCTTCTCACGCTCTCCACGACGCACAAACCCGCGACCGATCTCGGCTTCCTGCTGCACAAGAATCCCGCACGTATGCAGACCGAGGAGCTTTCCTTTGGCAAAGCGCACATCTTCTATCCGGAAGCGTCCGAAGAGCTCTGCACCGTCGCCCTGATGCTGGAGGTCGATTCCATCGCGCTTGCCCGGGGGCGACACGGCTCCTCTGGCGACGGTGGACCGCTCCAGCCCTACGTCAACGACCGGCCCTATGCTGCGAACTCCTTTCTCAGCGTCGCGATAGGTCGCATGCTGGCCTCTGCTCTCGGAGGCCGCAGCAAGGACCGCCCTGAGCTCGCCGAAACTGCCATTCCGCTGATCGCGCGCATTCCCTGCGTCGCCGCGCGCGGCGGTGAAGACCTTGTGCGTCGCCTCTTCGAGCCGCTCGGCTATGCTGTGGTTCTCTCCAGTGCCCTGCTTGACGAGCGTTTCCCCGATTGGGGAACCTCCCCGTACGTTTCTCTCGAACTCTCTGCTACGGTGCGCCTCCAGGACCTTCTCACCCATCTGTATGTGCTCATCCCTGTGCTCGACAATGAGAAGCACTACTGGGTGGGCGACGATGAGGTCGAAAAACTGCTCAAACGCGGCGAAGGCTGGCTGCCATCGCACCCGGAGAAGGACCTCATCGTCTCGCGTTACCTCAAGCGCCAGGGCGAGCTTACCCGCGAAGCGCTTGCCCGGCTCATCGCCGAGGACGTTGCCGAGCCTGAAGAGCAGAAAGAACAGGTTCGCGATGAAGAAGAACAGAAGGTAGAGCGGCCCCTCGGCCTGCACGAGCAGCGGATGGGAGCAGTGCTTTCAGTGCTGCGCGGTGTTAGCGCCAAGCGTGTCCTCGACCTGGGGTGTGGCGAAGGCAAGCTGCTGCGTTATCTGCTCGCAGACCAGCAGTTTGAAGCCATTCTGGGCATGGATGTCTCCTGGCGCTCTCTTGAGATTGCCAAAGACAGGCTCAAGCTCGATCAGCTCCCTGAGCGTCAGCGCGCCCGAATCGAACTCGTGCAAGGCTCACTGATGTATCGCGACCAGCGGCTCAATGGCTTTGAGGCGGCTGCGGTCGTCGAGGTGATCGAACATCTTGACGCTCCACGATTGGCCTCCTTTGAGCGCGTTCTCTTCGAGTTCGCGCGGCCGTCACACGCCATCATCACCACCCCAAACTCTGAGTACAACACGGTCTTCGAGACGTTGCCCGCCGGCCAGTTTCGCCATCGCGACCATCGCTTCGAGTGGACGCGCGCCGAGTTTGAGCAATGGGCAGGCGACGTCGCAGCCCGTTTCGGCTATACCGTGCGGTTTCAACCCATCGGTCCCGAAGCCCCTGCCCTTGGCGCACCCACGCAGATGGCGATCTTCTCCCTTTCAGCCCCAACCGATATCCAGACCGAGCCCCAGACGAACGCATGA
- a CDS encoding alpha/beta fold hydrolase translates to MLNRRDLVKTGGLAVGALTLGGLSAKSAGAQSTPPPVQSIPIAANGFIFDAITCGPESGELVLHLHGFPEFKECWMPVIQALGAQGYYAVAVDQRGYSPKARPTNAQDYVIANLVSDVVGFGAALKGTGTRFHLIAHDQGASVGWAFAAAHPELLLSTTLLSSPHVNAFVAAYTQPGNPQQAASSYIPQLQTNGVAFMTQNNNANFYGSYAGVVPDATTFVNQFTVTDPGSLQAAINWYVVENFTVANEPVITTPVTYVWGALDPFLLKGVAVNTANFVTGPYTFIQLPNIGHFIADQVPQDVVTIFLQQVQAKLT, encoded by the coding sequence ATGTTGAATCGCAGGGATTTGGTGAAAACGGGTGGATTAGCCGTGGGGGCGCTTACTCTCGGTGGATTGTCTGCAAAGTCAGCGGGCGCGCAGAGTACACCACCGCCTGTGCAGAGCATTCCAATTGCAGCCAATGGTTTTATCTTTGACGCCATTACGTGCGGACCGGAGAGTGGAGAATTAGTGCTCCACCTGCATGGTTTCCCCGAGTTTAAGGAGTGCTGGATGCCCGTCATTCAGGCCCTCGGTGCTCAAGGGTACTATGCGGTAGCAGTCGATCAGAGGGGATACTCGCCTAAAGCACGTCCAACGAACGCCCAGGACTATGTCATTGCCAACCTTGTCTCGGACGTAGTTGGATTTGGTGCGGCATTGAAGGGCACCGGCACCAGGTTTCATCTCATCGCGCACGATCAGGGGGCTTCCGTCGGCTGGGCATTTGCGGCGGCACACCCGGAGCTGCTTCTTTCTACGACACTCCTCTCCTCGCCTCATGTGAATGCTTTCGTAGCTGCCTACACGCAGCCAGGCAATCCGCAGCAGGCTGCATCGAGCTATATCCCGCAGCTACAAACCAACGGGGTAGCGTTCATGACTCAAAATAACAATGCAAACTTCTACGGTTCCTACGCGGGCGTGGTTCCTGATGCGACTACGTTCGTCAACCAGTTCACCGTGACGGATCCTGGGTCGCTGCAGGCTGCAATCAACTGGTATGTCGTAGAAAATTTCACGGTTGCGAACGAGCCGGTCATCACAACACCGGTCACTTATGTCTGGGGTGCGCTAGATCCATTTCTGCTAAAAGGGGTGGCGGTGAATACTGCGAACTTTGTGACGGGGCCGTATACATTCATTCAACTGCCGAATATAGGGCATTTTATTGCGGACCAGGTGCCTCAGGACGTTGTGACAATCTTCCTGCAGCAGGTGCAGGCGAAACTCACTTAA
- the bglX gene encoding beta-glucosidase BglX — translation MRTYVALSTLLLLASPLLFTTPHAAYAQRPNSTVRTASGQDGEAFVNSLLGKMTLEEKIGQMSQVALNTKLDTPADEMARKGQVGSFLFLTDAAEINRLQHVAVDQSRLHIPLLFGFDVIHGFRTIYPVPLAMAASWDPAVAERAQSMAAKEASATGVQWTFAPMVDIARDPRWGRIMEGAGEDPFLGSRMAEAQVRGFQGDSLGAQDHILACVKHFAGYGAASGGRDYEESNISDEQLWNVYFPPFEAAIHAGAGSLMSAYMDLNGVPATGNRYLLHDVLRDDWKFQGMVVSDWESVMNLTTHGFSRDAGDAAARAVNAGVDMEMTSHTFRDGLPAALHQGLVTQATLDAAVRQILLTKYRMGLFRNPYVDVSKTASQMVTPEQREAARQAATRAAVLLRNEGNLLPLSKQYKSIALIGSLADSKADIMGSWSLAGHPSDSVTVLEGLKKRFSPGTQVEYTKGVEIEREQTSIFDEQFSSPKPTLKTDAERDAEFHHAIDLVRQSDVAVLVLGELQSMSGERASRSSLDLPGKQEELLEAAVATGKPIVLVLLNARPLDITWASQHVAAILEAWYPGTEGGDAIADLLSGDANPGGKLPVAWPRSVGQIPINYARNLTQIPNDPDTRYWDGSSAPLYPFGYGLSYSSFSMTNLHLASNSVHAGSKLEVSVDLQNTSSRDGDEVVQLYTHQRAGSASRPVRELKGFRRVTLKAGEKRTVTLALDTHDLGFWSPQTHHLSMEPGAFDLWVGHDSSASDHASFTLLP, via the coding sequence GTGCGAACCTACGTTGCTCTTTCGACCCTTCTGCTGCTGGCTTCCCCGCTTCTTTTCACCACTCCGCACGCAGCTTACGCACAACGGCCAAATTCGACAGTTCGCACCGCTTCCGGGCAGGATGGCGAAGCGTTTGTAAACAGTCTGCTGGGCAAGATGACGCTGGAAGAGAAGATCGGGCAGATGAGCCAGGTAGCGCTCAACACAAAGCTCGACACTCCAGCCGACGAGATGGCTCGTAAGGGACAGGTCGGATCATTCCTCTTCCTGACAGACGCGGCAGAGATTAACCGATTGCAGCATGTAGCTGTCGACCAGAGCAGGTTGCATATCCCCCTCCTCTTTGGCTTTGACGTGATTCACGGGTTTCGCACGATCTATCCTGTTCCGCTGGCGATGGCTGCGAGCTGGGATCCCGCCGTGGCGGAACGCGCACAGAGCATGGCCGCAAAAGAAGCCAGCGCCACGGGTGTTCAGTGGACCTTTGCTCCTATGGTTGACATAGCGCGCGATCCTCGCTGGGGACGCATCATGGAAGGAGCCGGTGAAGACCCGTTCCTTGGCTCGCGGATGGCTGAGGCGCAGGTGCGCGGCTTCCAGGGTGACTCTCTCGGGGCACAGGATCACATCCTTGCCTGCGTCAAACACTTTGCAGGATACGGCGCAGCCTCAGGCGGCCGTGATTACGAAGAGTCAAACATCTCCGATGAGCAGCTTTGGAACGTCTACTTCCCTCCGTTCGAGGCAGCGATTCACGCGGGTGCGGGATCGCTGATGAGTGCGTACATGGACCTGAATGGCGTTCCCGCTACCGGCAATCGCTATCTTTTGCACGATGTGCTGCGCGACGACTGGAAGTTTCAGGGCATGGTGGTGAGCGACTGGGAGTCGGTGATGAACCTGACCACCCATGGTTTTTCACGCGATGCCGGAGATGCCGCAGCTCGTGCCGTCAATGCTGGGGTGGATATGGAGATGACCAGCCATACCTTTCGCGACGGACTGCCGGCGGCGCTTCATCAGGGCCTTGTCACACAGGCGACCCTCGACGCAGCCGTGCGCCAGATTCTGTTGACGAAGTATCGGATGGGCTTGTTCCGGAATCCCTATGTCGACGTTTCCAAAACGGCTTCGCAGATGGTCACACCGGAGCAGCGCGAGGCTGCGCGGCAGGCGGCTACGCGCGCAGCGGTACTGCTGCGCAATGAAGGCAATCTTCTTCCCTTGAGCAAGCAATACAAGTCGATTGCTCTCATCGGTTCCCTCGCCGACTCCAAAGCAGACATCATGGGATCGTGGAGCCTCGCAGGCCATCCTTCCGACTCTGTCACTGTGCTCGAAGGCTTGAAAAAGCGGTTCAGTCCCGGTACGCAGGTTGAGTACACCAAGGGAGTTGAGATCGAACGTGAACAGACTTCTATCTTCGATGAACAGTTTTCAAGTCCAAAGCCAACACTGAAGACAGACGCAGAGCGAGACGCAGAGTTTCATCATGCGATCGATCTTGTTCGCCAATCCGATGTTGCTGTGCTCGTTCTTGGTGAGCTGCAAAGCATGAGTGGAGAGCGAGCTTCCCGGTCGAGTCTCGACCTGCCAGGCAAGCAGGAAGAGCTTCTTGAGGCTGCGGTCGCGACGGGCAAGCCTATCGTGCTTGTGTTGTTGAATGCCCGCCCACTGGATATCACCTGGGCATCCCAGCATGTCGCCGCCATTCTTGAAGCCTGGTATCCCGGAACGGAAGGCGGCGATGCGATTGCCGATCTGCTCTCCGGGGATGCGAACCCCGGCGGCAAGCTTCCCGTTGCGTGGCCTCGCAGTGTCGGTCAGATCCCCATCAACTACGCGCGTAACCTGACGCAGATTCCTAATGATCCGGATACGCGCTACTGGGATGGCTCCAGCGCGCCGCTCTATCCGTTCGGATATGGCCTCAGCTACTCGAGCTTTTCCATGACGAACCTTCACCTTGCTTCGAACTCGGTCCACGCTGGTTCAAAGCTCGAGGTTTCGGTTGATCTTCAAAACACGAGCTCGCGTGATGGCGATGAAGTGGTGCAGCTTTACACTCATCAGCGCGCCGGAAGTGCTTCGCGTCCGGTTCGTGAGCTGAAGGGCTTTCGTCGCGTTACCTTGAAGGCAGGTGAGAAGCGAACGGTTACGCTTGCACTCGACACGCACGATCTGGGGTTCTGGAGCCCTCAAACTCATCACTTGAGTATGGAGCCCGGCGCGTTCGATCTATGGGTTGGACACGATTCCTCTGCCAGCGATCATGCTTCCTTCACGCTGCTTCCGTAA
- a CDS encoding polynucleotide kinase-phosphatase, translating to MKITLPELSLVLLIGPSGSGKSSFGRKHFLPSEVVSSDFCRGLVSNNENDQSATGDAFDLLNTILRKRLARGLLTVVDATNVQPEARKSLLELAHEFHVLPCAIVFDLPEKLCHERNALRPDRQFGPHVVRNQCQQLRRSLRGLEREGIRHIFKLSTLEEVDAATIERQPLWNNRKSEHGPFDIIGDIHGCFDELTDLLHQLGYSVAHEEGRYSVQSPAGRKLVFVGDLVDRGPGTPQVLKLVSSLVQSGQAFCVPGNHDVKLMRALKGRSVQLTHGLAESMQQLAAEPDAFRAEVVKFLDGLVSHYVFDDGNLVVAHAGLKESMQGRGSGRVREFALYGETTGETDEFGLPVRYNWAADYRGKALVVYGHTPMPEPLWLNNTVNIDTGCVFGGELTALRYPERETVSVPARLTYYESKRPFLANKAERSVQQTLDDTLDLSDVTGKRLVDTRLLPRITIREENAIAALEVMSRFAVDPKWLIYLPPTMSPSETSKHPHLLEHPQEAFAYYRSEGVPEVLCEQKHMGSRAIVVLCKAETVSQSRFGVGQPALGTVYTRTGRRFFADDAVESAFLVRLRDAAEAAGLWSELATDWICLDCELMPWSAKAQELLRQQYAPVGSSALQALTAEQRILAQARERTAGLDELADRTTQRLAAIESYIREYRQYCWPVNSLDDFKLAPFHLLASEGAVHTDKRHTWHMEMLGKLCAADARLLLATPFQIVDLNDTASCEAAIAWWTDITSTGREGMVVKPLDFIAKGRRGFAQPAIKCRGPEYLRIIYGPEYLLPENLERLKARNVGAKRSLASREFALGVEALERFVRKEPLRRTHECVFGVLALESEPVDPRL from the coding sequence ATGAAGATCACCCTTCCCGAGCTGTCCCTTGTTCTCCTCATCGGTCCTTCCGGCTCCGGCAAATCCTCCTTTGGCCGCAAGCACTTCCTTCCGTCGGAGGTCGTCTCCTCCGACTTTTGCCGCGGACTCGTTTCCAATAACGAAAACGACCAGTCTGCAACGGGCGACGCCTTCGATCTGCTGAACACGATCCTCCGTAAGCGCCTCGCACGCGGCCTCCTTACCGTTGTCGATGCCACCAATGTGCAGCCCGAGGCTCGCAAATCACTCCTCGAACTGGCGCATGAGTTCCACGTTCTGCCCTGCGCTATCGTCTTCGACCTGCCCGAAAAGCTTTGCCATGAGCGCAATGCCCTGCGCCCTGACCGGCAGTTTGGCCCGCATGTCGTGCGTAACCAGTGCCAGCAGTTGCGGCGTTCCCTGCGAGGGCTCGAGCGTGAAGGCATTCGCCATATCTTCAAGCTCTCCACGCTTGAAGAAGTCGATGCTGCCACAATCGAACGTCAACCGCTCTGGAACAATCGCAAATCCGAGCACGGCCCCTTCGATATCATCGGCGACATTCACGGCTGCTTCGACGAGCTCACGGACCTTCTCCATCAGCTTGGTTACTCCGTTGCCCACGAAGAGGGCCGGTACAGCGTGCAATCGCCTGCCGGACGCAAGCTTGTCTTTGTCGGAGACCTCGTAGACCGCGGCCCCGGTACACCCCAGGTTCTGAAACTCGTTTCGAGCCTGGTGCAATCCGGACAGGCGTTCTGTGTTCCCGGCAATCATGACGTGAAACTCATGCGTGCTCTCAAGGGCCGTAGCGTCCAACTCACTCACGGTCTCGCCGAGTCCATGCAGCAACTGGCTGCCGAGCCGGACGCTTTTCGTGCCGAAGTCGTCAAGTTCCTCGACGGCCTTGTAAGCCACTATGTCTTCGATGACGGCAATCTCGTCGTCGCGCACGCCGGACTCAAGGAGTCCATGCAGGGCCGCGGCTCCGGACGAGTCCGCGAGTTCGCGCTCTATGGAGAGACCACCGGCGAGACCGACGAGTTCGGCTTGCCGGTCCGCTACAACTGGGCGGCTGACTATCGCGGTAAGGCGCTCGTGGTCTATGGGCATACGCCGATGCCCGAGCCCCTGTGGCTGAACAACACCGTCAATATCGACACAGGCTGTGTCTTTGGCGGGGAGCTCACGGCTCTGCGCTATCCCGAACGAGAGACCGTCTCCGTTCCCGCGCGCCTGACCTATTACGAATCCAAGCGGCCCTTCCTCGCTAACAAGGCAGAGCGTTCTGTCCAGCAGACGCTGGATGACACCCTCGACCTCTCCGACGTGACCGGCAAACGCCTCGTGGATACGCGCCTGCTTCCGCGCATTACCATCCGCGAAGAGAACGCCATCGCCGCTCTTGAAGTCATGAGCCGTTTTGCCGTCGATCCCAAATGGCTCATCTATCTGCCACCTACGATGTCGCCATCGGAGACCAGCAAGCATCCTCATCTTCTCGAGCACCCTCAGGAGGCCTTTGCCTATTACCGCAGCGAAGGTGTGCCGGAGGTCCTCTGCGAGCAGAAGCATATGGGTTCGCGCGCGATCGTTGTTCTGTGCAAGGCCGAAACCGTCTCGCAAAGCCGGTTTGGAGTTGGGCAGCCTGCCCTCGGCACCGTCTACACACGCACGGGACGCCGTTTCTTCGCGGATGACGCCGTTGAGTCGGCCTTTCTCGTGCGTCTGCGCGATGCTGCTGAGGCCGCAGGTCTGTGGTCGGAGCTTGCCACGGATTGGATCTGTCTCGACTGTGAACTGATGCCCTGGTCTGCCAAGGCGCAGGAGCTCCTGCGCCAGCAGTACGCTCCCGTTGGCTCCTCTGCGCTACAGGCGCTTACCGCCGAGCAACGCATCCTTGCTCAGGCCCGCGAACGTACCGCTGGCCTCGACGAATTGGCCGACCGCACGACGCAGCGGCTCGCTGCTATCGAGAGCTACATCCGCGAATACCGGCAGTACTGCTGGCCGGTAAACTCGCTTGACGACTTTAAGCTTGCGCCGTTCCATCTCCTGGCAAGCGAAGGAGCGGTCCATACCGATAAGCGTCACACCTGGCATATGGAGATGCTGGGGAAACTCTGTGCTGCCGATGCACGTTTATTGCTGGCAACCCCTTTCCAGATCGTCGACCTGAATGACACCGCAAGCTGTGAGGCCGCGATCGCCTGGTGGACGGACATCACGTCTACCGGTCGCGAAGGAATGGTGGTCAAGCCGCTCGACTTCATTGCCAAGGGACGGCGAGGCTTCGCGCAACCGGCGATCAAATGCCGTGGGCCGGAATACCTGCGCATCATCTATGGCCCGGAATACCTGCTCCCGGAAAATCTGGAGCGGCTCAAAGCTCGTAACGTCGGAGCGAAGCGTTCTCTCGCCAGCCGCGAGTTTGCTCTGGGTGTAGAAGCCCTGGAGCGCTTCGTCCGCAAGGAACCCTTACGGCGTACGCATGAGTGCGTCTTCGGTGTCCTGGCGCTGGAGAGCGAACCGGTCGACCCGCGACTCTAA
- a CDS encoding TonB-dependent receptor → MKQWIRASLGLTQECKPCQTTDKSKHRSPLTDESNVRRTLLPALALVALLSSALPVLAQNTNSGDLRGTVTDATGAVIPGVTVEVKDVDKGVVKAYVTNGAGLYDTGSITPDHYLLTFTRPGFSSFVRGPITLDVSIQTIDAQLKAGSTQELIVTTDVPLLSTESGAVEATLSSDVISQLPQTNLGADWENFIVLLPGAAGAPENSSSASNPGQVAAINGNLPFDSILADGATTTLPSSENSDVTIFETTAEVKISTNGFSAQYGQGGIIYNQITKSGTNQFHGAAYEYFANDALDAFAYQFGATGVQLPRLRFNNFGFAVGGPVIRNKVFFYFDFDKTIDNTINRNYETLPLAQNAAIANGDFTGPGFPTIYDPTTQVIQATGSHTYTLSPGSKVTSVTQQCPCVIRQSFADEYHNGNRIPANLISPVSQNFQNLLNTQATNAVLQQANVGRSQTIQGIVTNNYAFVTPGINPFTKFFGRLDYDIAANNRFTASVTESDNPGYDFGSTVCPINCESEDVSRHNAQISDVWNHSSTFLNEARLGFTDQLNFFLPATINQGYPAKLGYKLAKVDLLPGFGPGSNISGFGNGNTSPFIYKEFVYDPSDVVTLIRGRHVIHFGGEFLISLSDSTQYGYVNAGTPGFNGNYTSQGGQITQGSDTGIGNGFSYADFLLGQLNSFSASQTPEYGARTKSPQLFVQDDWKIRPNLTINLGLRYQIHTGWSEVKGNEATFDPTVVNPANNSLGAIWYGFSKANGRNQLIAPNYNIWLPRVGASWQPLPNTVIRGGFGVYASTLSLDTYGAGMGGAFGSSGNVGDLTSGICPVAQIDSDGSAPDTTDPGCGVIANGKNYNTLSPNAAYVNSPTTPDALNGQSVNYNQYHTPLPENLQWNLDVQRQLGHDYSVDVAYVGNHGYHLSFPVDLNQVPENLLGPNDLNNKPYQLYQSVTGSTNNAVSNYNALQAQVTKRLRDGFQFNVNYTWSHFLDDLDSAGFGSREGYQNYQNAFNPHDNYSNGNFDIRNMLKGQVIYQLPFGKGKLFLNNNLLLDELLGGWQVSSVWVIEGGNPIGITTGGNNNSNNQSGSFTQEANRVPGQSLHLPGSTKQRLNEYYNLNALTLPAPYTYGNFLRNTVYGPGVVNVAASLGKTFDVWPRRGVKMLFRADAGNVLNHPSFGQPGNNAIGPGATANITSTTVGGRQIQLYGRVSF, encoded by the coding sequence ATGAAGCAGTGGATCCGCGCCAGCCTTGGGCTGACGCAAGAGTGCAAGCCGTGTCAAACAACGGATAAAAGTAAACACCGTAGTCCGCTAACAGATGAAAGCAACGTACGCCGTACACTGTTACCTGCTCTTGCCCTGGTAGCTCTGCTATCGTCGGCTCTTCCGGTCTTGGCCCAGAATACAAATTCAGGTGACCTTCGCGGCACAGTAACCGACGCAACCGGAGCGGTCATCCCAGGGGTAACCGTTGAGGTCAAAGACGTGGACAAGGGCGTCGTCAAGGCTTACGTCACCAATGGAGCCGGCTTGTACGATACCGGTTCGATCACGCCGGACCACTATCTGCTGACCTTTACCAGGCCTGGGTTTAGCTCCTTTGTGCGCGGTCCCATTACGCTGGACGTCTCAATTCAGACCATCGATGCGCAGTTGAAGGCGGGCTCGACGCAGGAGCTGATCGTGACCACCGATGTGCCCCTGCTCAGCACCGAGTCAGGCGCGGTAGAGGCGACACTGTCTTCCGACGTTATTTCCCAACTGCCCCAAACGAACCTTGGAGCGGACTGGGAGAACTTTATCGTATTGCTGCCAGGCGCCGCCGGCGCTCCGGAGAACTCCAGCAGCGCCTCGAACCCCGGCCAGGTAGCCGCTATCAACGGTAATCTGCCATTTGACAGCATCCTGGCCGATGGCGCCACGACGACGCTGCCGAGCAGCGAAAACTCTGATGTCACGATCTTCGAAACGACGGCAGAGGTGAAGATCAGCACCAACGGCTTCTCGGCCCAATATGGCCAAGGAGGCATTATTTACAACCAGATCACCAAAAGTGGTACGAATCAATTCCACGGTGCGGCATACGAATATTTTGCCAATGACGCCCTGGATGCTTTTGCTTACCAGTTTGGTGCGACCGGCGTACAGCTCCCCCGATTGCGCTTCAATAACTTCGGCTTTGCAGTGGGTGGGCCAGTCATCCGCAACAAAGTCTTCTTCTACTTCGACTTCGACAAAACCATTGACAACACAATCAATCGCAACTATGAAACACTTCCGCTTGCCCAGAATGCAGCCATAGCAAATGGCGACTTTACCGGTCCCGGCTTCCCTACTATCTACGACCCGACTACTCAGGTAATCCAGGCTACCGGCTCCCACACGTATACACTCTCTCCCGGCTCCAAGGTCACTTCCGTTACTCAGCAGTGCCCGTGTGTGATTCGCCAGAGTTTTGCCGATGAGTATCACAATGGCAACCGTATTCCAGCTAACCTGATCAGCCCTGTATCTCAAAACTTCCAAAACCTCCTGAATACCCAGGCCACGAATGCGGTTTTACAGCAGGCTAATGTAGGCAGATCGCAGACGATTCAGGGGATCGTCACCAACAACTACGCTTTCGTCACTCCGGGCATCAATCCATTTACCAAATTTTTCGGTCGTCTGGATTATGACATCGCCGCCAATAATCGGTTCACGGCCTCGGTAACAGAAAGCGATAACCCTGGATATGATTTCGGCAGCACAGTTTGCCCCATCAATTGCGAAAGCGAGGACGTCAGTCGGCACAATGCGCAGATCTCCGACGTCTGGAACCATAGTTCGACTTTTCTCAACGAAGCGCGCCTGGGCTTTACCGACCAGTTGAACTTCTTTCTACCAGCGACCATCAACCAGGGCTATCCCGCCAAACTAGGGTATAAGCTCGCAAAGGTGGATCTACTACCGGGCTTCGGGCCAGGAAGCAACATTTCAGGCTTCGGCAACGGCAATACCAGTCCGTTCATCTATAAAGAATTTGTCTACGATCCATCGGACGTAGTGACGCTGATTCGCGGGCGGCATGTCATACACTTTGGTGGCGAGTTCCTGATCAGCCTCTCGGACTCGACTCAGTACGGGTATGTCAATGCAGGCACCCCGGGCTTCAACGGCAACTACACGTCGCAGGGCGGACAGATTACGCAGGGGTCGGACACTGGTATCGGTAACGGCTTCAGTTACGCGGACTTCCTTCTTGGACAACTAAACAGTTTCAGCGCTAGCCAGACACCGGAGTACGGTGCACGAACCAAGAGTCCGCAGTTATTCGTTCAGGATGACTGGAAGATTCGTCCCAACCTCACCATCAACCTGGGCCTGCGCTATCAAATTCACACTGGCTGGAGCGAAGTAAAGGGTAACGAGGCGACCTTCGATCCCACAGTGGTCAACCCCGCCAACAACAGCCTGGGAGCTATCTGGTATGGCTTCAGTAAAGCGAACGGACGCAATCAACTGATTGCGCCGAACTATAACATCTGGCTTCCGCGCGTAGGCGCCAGTTGGCAGCCTCTTCCGAATACGGTCATCCGTGGCGGCTTCGGTGTCTATGCTTCTACCTTGAGTCTCGACACCTATGGTGCAGGCATGGGAGGCGCCTTCGGCAGTAGCGGCAATGTTGGCGACCTGACCAGCGGCATCTGCCCTGTTGCGCAGATCGACAGCGACGGCAGCGCGCCGGATACGACAGATCCCGGTTGCGGTGTAATCGCAAATGGCAAAAACTACAATACGCTTTCCCCGAATGCTGCCTATGTCAATTCACCGACTACGCCGGATGCCCTCAATGGCCAGAGCGTAAATTACAACCAATACCATACGCCCTTGCCTGAAAATTTACAGTGGAACCTCGACGTACAGCGACAGCTTGGGCACGACTATTCGGTCGATGTCGCCTATGTCGGCAATCACGGATACCATTTGAGCTTTCCAGTAGACCTCAACCAGGTTCCTGAAAACCTGCTTGGGCCTAACGATCTTAACAACAAACCGTACCAGCTTTACCAGAGCGTAACTGGAAGCACGAACAACGCCGTTTCGAACTATAACGCCCTCCAAGCTCAAGTGACTAAGCGCCTGAGAGACGGCTTTCAGTTCAATGTCAATTACACCTGGTCCCACTTTCTGGACGATCTGGACTCTGCCGGGTTTGGCTCACGCGAAGGCTACCAAAACTACCAGAATGCCTTCAATCCTCACGATAACTACAGCAATGGAAACTTCGACATCCGGAACATGCTAAAGGGACAGGTGATTTACCAGTTGCCCTTCGGCAAGGGCAAACTATTCCTGAATAACAACTTATTGCTCGATGAATTACTGGGCGGCTGGCAGGTGTCCAGTGTATGGGTGATTGAAGGAGGCAACCCAATCGGTATCACGACCGGCGGCAATAACAATTCAAATAACCAGTCGGGCAGCTTTACGCAGGAGGCGAATCGGGTTCCCGGCCAAAGTCTTCACTTGCCTGGCAGCACGAAGCAGCGCCTGAACGAGTATTACAACCTGAATGCTCTAACGCTCCCCGCTCCTTATACCTATGGCAACTTCCTAAGGAATACCGTTTACGGGCCCGGAGTCGTCAATGTTGCTGCCTCACTGGGCAAGACGTTCGATGTCTGGCCCCGCCGCGGAGTCAAGATGCTGTTCCGCGCCGATGCAGGAAACGTATTAAACCATCCCAGCTTCGGCCAGCCCGGAAACAACGCTATCGGACCAGGTGCGACTGCTAATATCACGAGTACAACGGTCGGCGGCAGACAGATCCAGCTCTACGGACGAGTCTCCTTCTAA